A DNA window from Pyrus communis chromosome 3, drPyrComm1.1, whole genome shotgun sequence contains the following coding sequences:
- the LOC137729416 gene encoding pentatricopeptide repeat-containing protein At2g15820, chloroplastic: MLLCRAPEFSPSTLSLIHSSSFFSTLCFSNPNLLSMRSSLFPPLSLLRSLTLCLSHNQHHHPPTHPFSRHISSFPLSTTKPCRFHALPSSSTSVEHVAGKASDPEENWDLSNVAQSEVFDVEKCFASADLKHLGAPKLEVSELEELPEQWRRSKLAWLCKELPAHKAGTLSRILNAQKKWIRQEDATYVAVHCMRIRENDVGFRVYKWMMQQHWYRFDFALATKLADYMGKERKFSKCRDIFDDTINQGRVPSESTFHILVVAYLSAPVQGCLEEACGIYNRMIQLGGYQPRLHLHNSLFKALVSQPGTSSKHYLKQAEFIFHNLVTTGLEIHKDIYSGLIWLHSYQDTIDKERVALLRKEMQQAGIEEGRDVLVSLLRACSKEGDVEGAESTWLRLCDLEVGLPPQAYVYKMEAYSRAGVPLRALEIFREMQEQLGSSNAVAYHKVIEVLCKAQEVERVESLMTEFINTGLKNFMPSYIDLMNMYFNLGLHDKLESAFSQCLERCRPSRTICSIYLDSLVKVGNLARAEEIFGLMQSDAAIGVNARSCNTILSGYLSSGDYVKAENIFDLMCQKKYDVEPPLMENIDYILSLSRKVVKKPVSLKLSKEQREILVGLLLGGLQIESDEDWKNHMIRFEFSENSSTHSLLKRHIFDQYHEWLHPSCKSSESTEDIPYKFSTISHSYFAFYAEQFWPKGRRMIPKLIHRWLSPCALAYWYMYGGHKTPSGDVLLKIKGSEEGVEKIVKSLKAKSLDCKVKRKGRVFWIGFLGSSSTWFWKLVEPYILDDLKYALKGGQISDNSRVETENVNFGSGSDTNENASDYSDDDDNNL; this comes from the exons ATGCTTCTGTGCAGAGCTCCAGAGTTCTCACCCTCCACTCTCTCTCTAATccactcctcctccttcttctccaCTCTCTGTTTCTCTAACCCTAATCTCCTCTCCATGCGCTCTTCACtcttccctcctctctctctcctccgctCCCtcactctctgtctctctcacaACCAACACCACCACCCTCCTACCCACCCATTCTCCAGGCACATATCCAGTTTTCCGCTCTCCACCACCAAACCCTGCCGGTTCCACGCCCTTCCTTCTTCCAGTACTTCCGTTGAACACGTTGCAGGCAAGGCCTCGGACCCAGAGGAGAATTGGGATTTGAGCAATGTCGCGCAGAGCGAGGTTTTCGATGTTGAGAAGTGCTTTGCTTCCGCCGACTTGAAGCACCTGGGGGCGCCGAAGCTTGAGGTTTCAGAGCTGGAGGAGCTCCCGGAGCAGTGGCGGAGGTCGAAGCTGGCGTGGCTGTGTAAGGAACTGCCGGCGCATAAGGCCGGTACCTTGAGTCGTATACTCAATGCGCAGAAGAAGTGGATAAGGCAAGAAGATGCCACTTATGTTGCCGTGCATTGTATGCGGATTCGGGAAAATGATGTCGGGTTTCGG GTTTACAAATGGATGATGCAACAACACTGGTATCGTTTTGATTTTGCTCTTGCTACTAAGTTAGCGGATTACATGGGTAAGGAGCGAAAATTCTCGAAATGTAGGGATATATTTGATGATACAATTAATCAGGGGCGTGTTCCTAGCGAATCTACATTTCATATATTGGTTGTAGCATATCTCAGTGCCCCGGTTCAAGGTTGCTTGGAGGAAGCATGTGGCATTTACAATCGTATGATTCAGCTAGGAGGTTATCAGCCCCGGCTTCACTTGCACAATTCTCTCTTCAAAGCCCTTGTCAGCCAACCTGGAACCTCTTCGAAACACTACCTTAAACAGGCTGagtttatttttcataatttggTAACAACTGGACTCGAAATTCACAAGGATATTTATAGTGGATTAATTTGGCTACATAGCTATCAGGATACAATAGATAAAGAGAGGGTGGCATTGTTAAGAAAAGAAATGCAACAGGCTGGAATTGAGGAGGGCAGAGATGTGCTTGTGTCTCTCTTGAGAGCTTGCTCAAAAGAGGGGGACGTGGAGGGAGCAGAAAGTACTTGGCTCAGACTTTGCGATCTTGAAGTTGGTCTCCCACCTCAGGCATATGTTTATAAAATGGAAGCCTATTCAAGGGCTGGAGTGCCTTTGAGAGCCCTAGAGATATTCAGGGAGATGCAAGAGCAGTTGGGTTCGTCCAATGCTGTCGCATATCATAAAGTCATAGAGGTCTTATGTAAGGCTCAAGAAGTTGAACGTGTCGAGTCCCTCATGACAGAATTCATCAACACTGGTTTGAAGAATTTCATGCCGTCTTATATTGATCTAATGAACATGTACTTCAACTTAGGCTTACATGACAAACTGGAATCAGCCTTCTCCCAGTGCCTTGAGAGATGCCGACCCAGCCGTACTATTTGTTCTATATACTTGGATTCTTTGGTGAAAGTTGGTAATCTTGCTAGAGCTGAGGAGATCTTTGGCTTAATGCAGAGTGATGCGGCAATCGGTGTTAACGCTCGGTCCTGCAACACCATATTAAGTGGGTACCTGTCATCTGGAGATTATGTCAAGGCAGAAAACATATTTGACCTGATGTGCCAGAAGAAGTATGACGTTGAACCACCATTGATGGAAAATATTGATTATATCTTGAGCTTGAGCAGAAAGGTGGTCAAGAAACCTGTAAGCCTGAAGCTGAGCAAAGAACAACGAGAGATTCTAGTAGGTCTTTTGTTGGGTGGTTTGCAGATCGAATCTGATGAAGACTGGAAAAATCACATGATCCGGTTTGAGTTCAGTGAGAATTCTAGCACACATTCTTTGTTAAAGAGGCATATATTTGATCAATACCATGAGTGGCTACATCCTTCTTGCAAGTCCAGCGAGAGTACAGAGGACATACCATATAAGTTCTCAACCATCTCACATTCGTATTTTGCTTTCTATGCGGAGCAGTTTTGGCCAAAAGGCCGAAGAATGATACCAAAGCTAATCCATCGATGGTTGTCACCATGTGCGCTTGCATACTGGTACATGTACGGGGGCCACAAGACTCCATCAGGAGACGTATTGTTGAAGATAAAGGGTAGTGAGGAGGGTGTTGAGAAGATTGTCAAATCCTTAAAGGCAAAGTCCCTGGATTGCAAGGTGAAGAGGAAAGGGAGAGTGTTTTGGATAGGTTTTCTGGGAAGTAGTTCTACCTGGTTCTGGAAATTAGTAGAACCTTATATTCTAGATGACTTGAAGTATGCTCTAAAAGGTGGCCAAATCTCAGATAACAGCAGGGTTGAAACCGAAAATGTCAACTTTGGTAGTGGGTCTGATACTAATGAAAATGCTTCTGATtatagtgatgatgatgataataatTTGTAG
- the LOC137728726 gene encoding serine/threonine-protein kinase SRK2E, with amino-acid sequence MNRSVLTVGPAMDMPIMHDSDRYELVRDIGSGNFGVARLMRDKQTGELVAVKYIERGEKIDENVQREIINHRSLRHPNIVRFKEVILTPTHLAIVMEYASGGELFERICNAGRFSEDEARFFFQQLISGVSYCHAMQVCHRDLKLENTLLDGSPAPRLKICDFGYSKSSVLHSQPKSTVGTPAYIAPEVLLKKEYDGKIADVWSCGVTLYVMLVGAYPFEDPGEPKNFRKTIHRITNVQYSIPDYVHISPECRHLISRIFVAEPEKRITIPEIRNHEWFLKNLPADLMVENTMNNQFEEPDQPMQSLDEIMQIIAEATIPAAGANSLNQYLAGSLDIDNMEEDLESDPDIDIDSSGEIVYAI; translated from the exons atGAATCGGTCTGTGCTCACAGTTGGGCCAGCCATGGACATGCCGATCATGCACGACAGCGATCGGTACGAGCTGGTTCGGGATATTGGGTCGGGAAATTTCGGGGTTGCACGGCTTATGAGGGACAAGCAGACTGGTGAGCTTGTTGCTGTGAAATACATAGAGAGAGGTGAGAAG ATAGATGAAAATGTACAAAGAGAAATTATAAACCACAGGTCATTGAGGCATCCGAACATTGTCCGGTTCAAAGAG GTAATATTAACACCCACTCATCTGGCTATTGTGATGGAATATGCATCTGGGGGAGAGCTCTTTGAGCGTATATGCAACGCTGGGCGTTTCAGTGAGGATGAG GCGCGTTTCTTCTTCCAGCAACTTATATCAGGAGTCAGTTACTGTCATGCAATG CAAGTGTGCCACCGGGACTTGAAGTTGGAGAACACATTGTTAGATGGAAGTCCAGCTCCTCGTTTAAAAATATGTGACTTTGGCTACTCAAAG TCCTCGGTGCTGCATTCACAACCAAAATCGACTGTGGGCACCCCTGCATATATTGCACCTGAGGTGTTACTCAAGAAAGAATATGATGGAAAG ATTGCAGATGTATGGTCTTGTGGGGTGACCTTATATGTCATGTTGGTAGGTGCATATCCATTTGAAGATCCTGGGGAGCCTAAAAACTTCCGCAAGACAATACAC CGGATAACGAATGTCCAGTACTCTATTCCTGACTATGTTCATATATCTCCAGAGTGCCGCCATCTAATATCAAGGATTTTCGTAGCTGAGCCCGAGAAG AGGATAACCATCCCTGAGATCAGGAACCACGAATGGTTTCTAAAGAACCTTCCAGCAGATCTCATGGTTGAAAACACCATGAACAACCAGTTTGAAGAGCCGGATCAACCCATGCAAAGCCTTGATGAGATTATGCAGATAATTGCCGAGGCTACAATACCTGCAGCCGGGGCCAACAGTCTCAACCAGTATCTTGCTGGCAGCCTGGACATAGATAACATGGAGGAGGATCTCGAGTCTGATCCCGACATTGACATTGACAGCAGCGGAGAGATAGTCTATGCAATTTAA